In one window of Pseudobdellovibrionaceae bacterium DNA:
- a CDS encoding ferrous iron transport protein A produces MNLLALTPGSEATIENFAGDSQQLERFSEMGLYQGMPVKVIHKMPFKGPVVVLAGRFFIALREEEAQCIKIHIRP; encoded by the coding sequence ATGAACTTATTAGCACTCACACCCGGCAGTGAGGCCACCATCGAGAATTTCGCAGGTGACTCGCAGCAGCTGGAACGATTTTCTGAAATGGGCCTTTACCAAGGGATGCCGGTGAAGGTGATTCACAAAATGCCCTTTAAAGGGCCAGTGGTGGTGCTAGCTGGTCGATTTTTTATTGCTTTGCGTGAGGAGGAGGCTCAGTGCATCAAGATCCACATTCGCCCGTAG
- a CDS encoding DUF4160 domain-containing protein — protein sequence MGRWKRNGVIVIMYAYDHDPRHVHIFEDGQRMLKFDVDTWSVMEGKLTPKAKKALEMLRKEGVL from the coding sequence ATGGGCCGATGGAAGCGCAACGGAGTCATTGTAATCATGTACGCCTATGACCATGATCCACGTCATGTACATATTTTTGAAGACGGTCAACGGATGTTGAAGTTTGACGTAGACACTTGGTCAGTTATGGAGGGCAAATTAACTCCAAAAGCAAAGAAGGCCCTAGAAATGTTGAGAAAAGAAGGTGTGCTATGA
- a CDS encoding GNAT family N-acetyltransferase: MSQLNFKAVDSVEFWRMVQPHFKRVFEHRRSRFPDPFYSDLEKERLKTLQANLDGRYSLHVLAYQSDQLVGWHVGEQEAADTYYMRNSAVLEEYRGKSFYEQILGHVLNVVVAEGFQVISSIHHPNNPAVLIPKLRKGFIITATEMSDLFGFLVRMKYFANEDRKKSFFERIGLTF; the protein is encoded by the coding sequence GTGAGTCAGCTTAACTTTAAAGCCGTGGATTCAGTTGAATTTTGGCGCATGGTACAACCTCATTTCAAGAGAGTGTTTGAACATCGCCGATCAAGATTTCCGGACCCTTTTTATAGTGATTTAGAAAAAGAGCGACTAAAAACTTTGCAGGCTAATTTAGATGGCCGTTATTCTCTCCATGTGTTGGCCTACCAGTCAGATCAGCTTGTTGGTTGGCATGTTGGGGAGCAAGAAGCTGCAGACACCTATTACATGCGAAACTCAGCTGTATTAGAAGAATATCGTGGCAAATCGTTTTATGAACAGATTCTCGGCCATGTTTTGAACGTTGTTGTTGCCGAAGGGTTTCAGGTGATCTCGAGCATTCATCATCCGAACAACCCAGCTGTTTTGATACCAAAACTGAGAAAAGGCTTCATCATCACTGCCACAGAGATGTCCGATTTGTTTGGTTTTCTTGTGCGTATGAAATATTTTGCCAATGAAGACCGTAAAAAATCATTTTTTGAGAGAATAGGTCTGACTTTTTGA